Genomic DNA from Prunus persica cultivar Lovell chromosome G1, Prunus_persica_NCBIv2, whole genome shotgun sequence:
AAATGGTACATGTCCTCGTGTGCTGAAAGCAATAAAAATGAGCGACTCGGTAATCCTATAGTATTTTATACAGAATTTGTCaagtcaaaacaaacaaaatgttaCAAACTAAACAAGGTACTAGGGTTTAGATCATGACTACAAGAAGGTTCCTGGAACAAGTTCTTAGAATCATCTGCCCTTGCGTCGATTTTTCAATGCCGCGCAATCTGGACAGTACCACTTCCCTTTTGGTTTGTCTTTCAGaccaacacacccaaaatggAACCATTCTACCTTGCACTGTCGGAAGCAGAGACTAAATTAGATAATAAAGTTTAAAGGATGCGTCTTAAACAAGATAAATGTAAACAAGGAGAAAATTATATACATTGGGGTTCTCACACGCAACCATCTCTCCATAGCTAACTTGGTTACATAAACAGTACGTGGGTTCATTTGGATCCACTGGTATATCTAAATCCATAGCAGTAGGATTGACagctgctgttgctgttgccGCTGTTGCTGTCGCCAGTCTTGTTctggagagaaaaaaaaaagcatcacTAGGTTccagagaaaacaaaatgagaaTAATTTTCGCATCTCCCACCAACCAAGCATGCTCAAACCTTAATTTGGAAACATTCTCAACTCATGAATGTAGGAAACGAGTTTTATAACCCCATAGTTTACAGTAAAAAATAACAGTAACATAAAGAACTATCATTTATAACTCAATCATGAATTCTCTCTGGGATGGTTAATGATAACTCAATTGCAAAGGGAAAATCTGGTAGAAGCATGAAATCAGAAACTCGACTGaaaagaatataaataaaacaccaAGAATAGGTAGATACTTCTTACGCCCTCCTCTACCTCCTTCACTACTCCTTCCGGGTTTTGCACCTGTATCGACACTTGGAGCAGGCAATGCACTTGCAACAACAGTATCTCTTTCTGCCATGAACCATTTCACCAAACAAAATTAGGGAACACACATAACTAAGGCGGAAATTATTACGTCCTCAAGATAACGAAACCTCTGAGTGTTGTCTTGACTAAAAATAAAGGACTCCAAAAGTGTAGTCAACTATGTAAAAACCAAAGACTCAACAAGgtggaaaaagaataaaagtagAGTACCACGCAGCTCTTCCtcaaaagtttttaaatattGATCAAGTTGTTGTATGTGTGTATCCACCTGAACATCattacaaaatttcaaataaatatcCAGAGAtcacaaaatctcaaaaacCTGGCTAAATAaccaatcaatttttttttgttgtcaatATTCGGTAATCATATGTATAGGGCAAGATGGAGCATCCACATACCAAATCATATGCCCGAACAGCCAACATAACCTTTTCATCTGCAATGCCAATGCTGTGCTTTTGCTCATCAAGAGCCTCATCCGAGAATCTAATAAGGGAGGTATCAGGTGTAATATTTCCAGATTTAATTTCACGCTTAATGTCCTCTATTTCTTGTTCACAGCGTTGTTCATTTTGCCTCTGAATATCTGTttatagaaaaacaaatagttTACTTGAGAACCCCAAGAAAGAGATGTGACAAAATTTGAGTAACTACATgcacaaattttacagattttaatatattttcttaatgcAATGAGTGAAtaatacaagaagaaaaaaagatggaAAGTGTTGGGAGACAATTCTACAAGATGGCATGTCCCACTCCCCATCCCCAACcagaataaatataaaaaagaggaagaaatacGTTCCTTCAATGTTAGAGCGGGTTCACagtacaaagaaaaatgatgaaaacgTAGGTTTCAAAGGAACACTTAAACCACAAACACAACTATAACCAACTCCAATAAGCCCTTTTGTGGTACACAGAATTTTTTGTTCAATCACATATTTGGCGTGCCATGTCTTCACAACTATCTAAGGGAAGAACACAATTGTGACTAATGTATCCATAACTGACTGAATATGTACATTAGTTATGCTTGCATTTTCTTTGCTGTCTTCCCATCCATAGCTTCGTTAGATGAGCCACTGGCCATATATGGGTTCTCAACTTGAATCTGTCACTTTCTTATGTTTCCTCGTTCCTATTTTTTGTACTTCAGGGGATCCAAAGTAGTGGTGAATGtaaaatgaaacaaagatGACAATAGCACTCAACAGCTAAAGTAGGCAGAATCATACCTTGTAAACTCTTATCTAGATTACGCAGCACTGCATAATGCCTTGCCAAAATATTAGGTAGAGATTCCAGATCTGCGAAATGGGAAATACAGTTACAATTTGAAGAAAGTGAAAACAGAATGAAAAAGTGGTATCTATGAAGAGTTTCTCTCCAATACAGTAATTTGCATTTACTCGTATCGTTAGCATGTATCTTGGAGGTTTTGAGAAGACAAAGAAGGTAGAATTTTATGGAGGTGTCAGTGAAAGCATTACTTTGGGTTCTTTGGAATGGAAGAAGTAATagagttttgaagaaaaatatgtcGAGTCTGAAGTTCTGTGGAGACGATTCCTGTTTTTCGATTCATCATGGGCTTTGGTTTTACATCTATTTTTACGAAATTAAGAGTGTTGTTAAGACTGTTATTCATATTCATATGATGTGTTGCTTTGTTTTCTCTAATTTGTTCCTCTGTACATTTCTTCAAATTATGTTCTTCTTTCCCATTTCATCAAATAGGACTGGATGCTCAATTCTCAAAAGATTCAAACTTCGAAACCCAACAATAACACCTTTATATCACACAAAGCTTCAAgcccaattttctttttcttaatcaaTTTACTCGAACACAAAATTTTGATACACAAAGGAAAGGTTTGCACATAATCAAAATTGCAGCtgaaatttaagagaaaagtCTTTCGATTGATGAATTGTTATGACCGTAAAATTGGGGaaagagcgagagagagagagagagagattactgGCGTTAAATTCTTCGAGGAAGGACATTACTATGAATTGAGGCAAATGGCCAACAGCGCCTCCGAAAGGTCTGGTTATGGCTCCAAAGCCCTAACCCCAATAGTCCGATTGCagttgttctctctctctctctctctctctctctctctctgtgtctctgtGAACCCTAATAATGACGGAAGAAGATGGCGATGACGCGTACGGAGAAAATAATTTGCAAAGTTAACACTATCcgacaacaaaaataatttgaccaaaaaaagaagacaacaaaAACTAATGGATGCTATGtcaggcaaaaaaaaaaaaaagatgatttAGGgctaaaagtcacttttggtaCTTTGTTTTACACTTCAACTATTTTTGAGACTCAAAATCCTG
This window encodes:
- the LOC18792020 gene encoding PHD finger protein ING1 codes for the protein MSFLEEFNANLESLPNILARHYAVLRNLDKSLQDIQRQNEQRCEQEIEDIKREIKSGNITPDTSLIRFSDEALDEQKHSIGIADEKVMLAVRAYDLVDTHIQQLDQYLKTFEEELRERDTVVASALPAPSVDTGAKPGRSSEGGRGGRKKTRLATATAATATAAVNPTAMDLDIPVDPNEPTYCLCNQVSYGEMVACENPNCKVEWFHFGCVGLKDKPKGKWYCPDCAALKNRRKGR